TTCCTTTCCGGCAACCTTTATTACAACTCTTTCGTTAGCCGGAATAAATATCTCTTCAACCTTATCAAGAAGCCCTTCCTGCTGCAGAGCCTTAACAATGTTTGCTCTTACTCTGTCTTCAAAACCGGACTGAACATGAAGGGTGTACCATCTGTTCTCAGCCATTAACTTAAACCCCTTGTTTGATTATGAACTGAAGAAGTTTCGTAAATATCATATCTATAACCCAGAAGTATGCTGCTATTATACCTGTAAAAACAAGCACTCCAATAGTAGCCTCTACGACCTCTTCCTTTGTCGGCCAGGTAACTTTATCAAGTTCCTGCTTAACTTCTTTCAAGAAAGTTATAGGGGACATCAGCCCTCCGTAAAAATAAATAAAATGGCAGGCCAGGAGGGACTTGAACCCCCAACCGCCGGATTTGGAGTCCGGTGCCCTGCCAATTGGGCTACTGGCCTACCCTTCATGTTTCGCGTGAGAGAATATAACCTATTTTACTTCTCTATGCAAGGTGTGCTTATTACACCAGGGGCAGTATTTTCTAAGCTCAAGTCTCTCCTGAGTGTTTCTCTTGTTTTTAGTTGTAGAGTAGTTTCTCCTCTTACATTCTGTGCATGCAAGCTGAATTATTTCACGAGGTCCTTTTTTGGCCATTTCAAACTCCCAAATCATGAGGTTTTACAGTTTTACAAAATTAAGGGCATC
This region of Desulfurobacterium indicum genomic DNA includes:
- the rpmG gene encoding 50S ribosomal protein L33, with product MAKKGPREIIQLACTECKRRNYSTTKNKRNTQERLELRKYCPWCNKHTLHREVK
- the secE gene encoding preprotein translocase subunit SecE gives rise to the protein MSPITFLKEVKQELDKVTWPTKEEVVEATIGVLVFTGIIAAYFWVIDMIFTKLLQFIIKQGV